DNA sequence from the Salifodinibacter halophilus genome:
ACAGCACGATACCGACGACTTGGAACAACAACAGCGGCAACCAGGACGAATGGGCGATGAAGTCGAGCCGCCGCGTCATCCCCAGGAATCCGAGCACGTACATGGGTACGAACACGAACACCGAGCCGCCCCAGAACAACCAGAAAAACCAGCGGCCAAGATACTCATCGAGTTTAAATCCGAACATCTTCGGCCACCAGTAGGTAACGCCGCCGAAGACCGCGAAGACGATGATTAGAAACATGTTGTGGAAATGGGCGACCACGAACACGCTGTTATGCGTGACATAGTTGATCGCGGGAATCGCGACCATCATGCCGGTCATGCCGCCACCGATCAGAAGCAGGACGGCGGTCACAGCCCACAGCATGGGCGTTTCGAGCCGCACGTGACCGCGCCACATGGTGAACACCCAGTTGAAAACCTTAACCCCGGTGGGTATGCCCACCAGCATCGTCGCAATACTGAAAAACGTATTGACGCCCGCGCTCGCGCCCATGATGTAGTAGTGGTGTAGCCACACCAGCCACGACACACCAGCGATGGCCATGGTGGCAAATACCATGCTGACGTAGTTGAAAAGCGTTTTCTCTGAAAACGTGGGGATGATTTCCGAGATCATGCCGAATGCCGGCAAAACCACGAAGTACACCTCGGGGTGGCCCCAGAGCCAGAACAAATTGGTGTACATCATCAGGTTGCCACCGCCGTCAGCGGTGAAAAAATGTGTGCCGATGTAGCGATCGAGCGTCAGTAACGACACCGCGACTGTCAAAAGCGGAAATGAAGTCAGCGCGATGATGTTGGTGCCCAGCGCGGCCCACGAGAAAACCGGCATCCGCAATAGCGTCATACCGGGGGCGCGCATTTTCAGAATGGTCGCGATGATATTGAGGGCACCGAGCGTGGTGCCGATCGAGCTCAGTTGTATGGCCCAGATCCAGTAATCGACGCCTGGCCCCGGGCTGGATGGCATTTCAGTCAGCGGCGATAACCCCACCCAGCCGGCGTGTGAGAAAAAGCCAATGAACAGTGCGCCCATGATCAGCGCCGACGCAGCGACGGTAAACGCTAATCCGACCGCATTCAAAAACGGATAGGCCATGTCGCGCGCGCCAATCTGCAGTGGCACGAGGATATTCATCAGCCCGACCAGAATCGGCGTTACCGCGACGATGATCATGATCGTGCCGTGCGCGGTGAACACCTGGTCCATGTGGAACGGCGGCATATAGCCGTGCTGCGCACCCATGATGCCGGGCGAGCTCGTGCCGGCGGCCATGGCCTGATGCGTGCGGATCATGATGGCGTCGAAAAAACCACGAAACAGCATCACCAGACCGACAACGATATACATGATGCCGATCTTTTTATGGTCGACCGTCGTCAACCATTCGCGCCACAGCCAGCCAACGCGGCGGCTATAAACGAGATAGGCCGCGACCGCTAAAGCGCCCACAACGACCAGCACGAGCGCGAAGAAAATGAACGGGTTGGTGTACTCCATGTCGAGCAGCATGCCGAGCCGCCCGATCCAGGGATTCCAAGGGCCTTGTACGTCGACGAACATAAGCCTGACCTATTGGGTGCTGTGCTTGCGGAACTTCGCCGAGCCCATGTCCTCGGTCAGCTCCATCGGCCGTTCATGCGTCAGTTTGCCGCTCTTGACGCGCTTGATCACAGTCTCGAAAAGGTCCGGATCGACATGGTTGAAGGTGTACGTCTTATGGGCCGTATTCACCATCGGCTCGGCGAATTGCTGGAAGCGCTTGTAGGACAACGCCTGCCCAGTGGCTTGCGCTTTGTCGACCCAGCCCTGGAACTTCGCTTTTTTGACGACATGTACTTTGTAATCCATCCAGGAGAACCCGGGGCCGCTGAATTCCGTGGAAAAGCCGCGGTACGTGCCCGGCCGGTCAATCAGAAATTTTCGTTTGGTCCGCATGCCGGGCATGACGTAGATCTGGCCCACCAATTTCAGAATGTAGAAATCGTTGGTCACCGACGCCGACGTCAGACGCATATTAATCTGGCGCCCGACCGGCAGGATTAGCTTGTTCGCGAGCGCGACGTCCTGCTCCGGATAGATGAACAACCACTGCCAATCGGTGGTGATGACATCGATCTGTAACGGCTTGTTGGCCTGTGCAGCGGGGTTGGTTTGCAACACTCCCGGGTCGTAGGGAGCGACCGCATGCGCCCCTTCGTAGGCGTAATAGGACAACGCCCCGACAACCAGGAGCGGAACGCCCCACGCAAAAACCTCGATCAGATTGGAATGGCGAAACGATGGATCGTAGGTGCCATGCCCGCCGCGGCGATAGCGAAAAATCACCCAAAGCGTCAGGGCCGTGGCCGGTACTATGATGATGAGCAGCAGGACGACGTCGACGAATAGATAGTAGACCGACCACGTCGCCAGCGGGCCATTCGGATTAAAAATCCACAGCCAGTCTTGGCGCGCATTCGCACAGCCCGCGAGCGGCGCGAACAGAACAAGACCCGCTAGGCGCATCCAATGCATGGGCATGCATTTTTTCAAATGTCGACGCGGGCTGGATGATGCGCGCGGTCTAGTCATTGCGAGTTAAACCATTAATCGAGCTTCGTCAGTATACGCCTGTCGCAGGCATCGACACAGCTAGGGCGGCCTTGATGGGCCGGAGCATGCCCAATCTTTGATGGCCTCGCCGCGCTACCGCGACGGGCAGCGTATGGCGCCACGCGCTAATATCAACTGCCGGCACGATCGGGCGGTTGTGCTAGCGTTCCGGGAGTCGACATTCCAGGCAGTTATCACTGCTAGGCTTATAACAAGATTGGCAGCTAACATGAACATGCTTTACCTAAACCA
Encoded proteins:
- a CDS encoding cytochrome o ubiquinol oxidase subunit I; the encoded protein is MFVDVQGPWNPWIGRLGMLLDMEYTNPFIFFALVLVVVGALAVAAYLVYSRRVGWLWREWLTTVDHKKIGIMYIVVGLVMLFRGFFDAIMIRTHQAMAAGTSSPGIMGAQHGYMPPFHMDQVFTAHGTIMIIVAVTPILVGLMNILVPLQIGARDMAYPFLNAVGLAFTVAASALIMGALFIGFFSHAGWVGLSPLTEMPSSPGPGVDYWIWAIQLSSIGTTLGALNIIATILKMRAPGMTLLRMPVFSWAALGTNIIALTSFPLLTVAVSLLTLDRYIGTHFFTADGGGNLMMYTNLFWLWGHPEVYFVVLPAFGMISEIIPTFSEKTLFNYVSMVFATMAIAGVSWLVWLHHYYIMGASAGVNTFFSIATMLVGIPTGVKVFNWVFTMWRGHVRLETPMLWAVTAVLLLIGGGMTGMMVAIPAINYVTHNSVFVVAHFHNMFLIIVFAVFGGVTYWWPKMFGFKLDEYLGRWFFWLFWGGSVFVFVPMYVLGFLGMTRRLDFIAHSSWLPLLLFQVVGIVLYTASVLVFLLQLYVSIRDRHENRVTGPDAWETSRSLEWATHTPPPFYNFAVQPVVHERDEWAWRRENGLTSLDTGTCESIHMPKNSAIPALLCVLGLVFGFAMVWRIWWLAGVSLVGVVIAVIVRGCIRDIDYTVPAAEVERIEKDRLTVRDDEVARQPAPAPGDNAHAGRMSG
- a CDS encoding ubiquinol oxidase subunit II; the protein is MPMHWMRLAGLVLFAPLAGCANARQDWLWIFNPNGPLATWSVYYLFVDVVLLLIIIVPATALTLWVIFRYRRGGHGTYDPSFRHSNLIEVFAWGVPLLVVGALSYYAYEGAHAVAPYDPGVLQTNPAAQANKPLQIDVITTDWQWLFIYPEQDVALANKLILPVGRQINMRLTSASVTNDFYILKLVGQIYVMPGMRTKRKFLIDRPGTYRGFSTEFSGPGFSWMDYKVHVVKKAKFQGWVDKAQATGQALSYKRFQQFAEPMVNTAHKTYTFNHVDPDLFETVIKRVKSGKLTHERPMELTEDMGSAKFRKHSTQ